ACGGTGGTGAAAAGGTTGATCGGTTTCCGGGACTGAGCCGCCGGAGCCGGTCCGCGAGGAGAGGACGACCGGCATGCACATCCTGACTGTCGCCTACGGACGGCCCCGCGACCCCGAGGAGTTCGACCGGCACTATGCCCGCATTCATCGCCCGCTGGCGGAAAAATTGCCCGGGCTGGAGGAGTTCGTCACCCGGCATTGCTCCGCGATCGACGGTTCGCAGCCGCCGTACTACCTGATCGCCGAGCTGTCGTTCCCGTCGAAAGCCAGCCTCGACACTGCGCTCTCCTTGCTGGAGGGGCAGGCGGCGGCCGCCGACCTGGAGAACTTCGCGGCCGGCGGGGTGACGATGTTCGCCCAGTACGACTGACCTCGGCCGCTGTGGTCAAGGCCGTCCCGGCTCGGTGCGGCGCTCGATGCCGGCCAGGATCCGGAGCATCGTCGGATGGCTGCGTAAGTCCTCGCGCAGCCGGTCGTGGTCGGCGGCGGGGAGCCAGTCTTGCCGGAGCCCGGTGCCGAACAGGCGCAGGTGGGCGACGCGTCGGACGGTGTCGCGGGAGCAGGTGCGGACCAGAATGTCGTGATCTGCCTTGGCTTCTTCCGGCCTGCGGTCGTCGGCGGCTTCGAGGGCGAGCATCTGGAGCCGCAGCGCGAACAGGAATGCCGGGGTTTCGCAGACCAGGGCGGCGAGCTGGTTGGCCATCCGGCGGGCGCGCGAGAAATCGCCTGTGCGACGGCCTTCGACCAGGGCTGCGCGCAGCTCCGCACCGTGCCGGTTGCCGAACACCTGCGGCAGCGGTACCGGATCGTCGGTCACGGCTCCTCCTGCGGCGAGAATCAGCTCCCTGCTCGGCCGTTGCCTCCGGGCACCCGGGCACGGCCTGTCCGGCAACGCGCGTCATCCACGAGCCGGACCCGGTGCGGGCGCTGTTACGACCGCAAGACCTTCCGCTCGACAGGCCGGGACTCGTTGCGGCGCAACCGGTGTCGTGCTTCTGGGCCAGCTTGCGAGGTCCGTCCGTCGTGCGAGGTTTCTGCATTGTCCTTCGCCGGACCCGACGATCACTGGCCGGCCGAGCTGTCCGGGAGCGGGCCGCGGCGTTCGCGGGAGCGCTGGCAATGCCGCTTTCTGCGGGTCAGTTCTTTCTGTGCACCAGGGAAGTGGAGGCTGCGGTGGCCTGGGATGTCCTGCTCGACTTTCTGCACGACCGGATCGAAGAAGACGAGGAGGCGGCGCGCGCCGCTTGTGATCCTCGCGGCGCCCGACGGGGCGAACACTGGCACTGGGTGCATGCGTGGCCGGACGATCCGCTCGCCGAAACGCCGGTGACCCTCGACGACGACGAGCGATTCGTCGGCGGGCACTTCGCGCATGCCGATCTGCGCTCGGTCGAGGCTTACCCCGCCGGTGTCCTCCCGGACGACTCGGCGCACGTCGTCCTGCAGGGCGCGGTGGAAGTCGAGGCCGGGGTCGCGCGGCACATCGTCCGGCACGATCCTTCCCGGGTCCTGTCCGAAGCGGATGCCAAGCGGCGGATCATCGCTGTGGTCGCGGAAGGACGGGATCTCGACGCGCGGGTGCTGCGGATTCTCGCGCTTCCCTACGCGCTCCACCCAGACTACCGGCCCGAGTGGCGGCCGTAGTGTTTGCTGCGAGAACCGTTGCGCCGCAACGAGTACCGCCCGTGCACGCCGGTATGCTGCGACCTTGCCTCGCGAGCTGGCATCTGCCTATTCTCGTTCGTCTTGTCGCCCTGGTCCCCGGCGAAACGACTCTGCTTCAGCCGTCTCTCCGCAGAACCTCCGCTGCTGCCTGCTGCCCCGGACGGGGGAAACGGACCGGGTGGTGCTCGATGGCCGGAAGAGCCGCGGGCGGCGTTGCGGCACGGGCAAGGAGGTGAATCGGATGGCGGTCGCGCGGCGTTCCGCCTTGCAGGAGCTGCGGGGCGCAATCGCCTGCTGGGAGCAGCTCTCCGACGTCCAGCGCAGCTTCTGGACCGGGGTGTACTCCCGGCAGATCGGGAAAATGGGGCAGCTGACCGGCCGCTTCCGGGGATGGGGACAGGGACTGCGGCTGGCGGGGCTGATCGCCGGCGCGGTGGTGGCCCCGCTCACCGGGTTCTCCGCGGAGGCCGGACCACGCATCGCCGCGGCCGTGTTCGCGGTGCTCGCGGTCTCTCTGGGCACCGCCGCCACCGTTGTCCGGGCCGACCAGCGCGTCGCGGTGAACCGGCTGTACAAGGCCCGGCTCCTCGCGGAAGGCTGGTCCTGGGCAACCGGAGGCGGCGACTACCCCGACGGCCCCGCCACGCCGGACAGCTTCGCGCTGTTCATCCGGCGGGTGGAGGACCTGCTGTTGCAGTACACCGCCCGCTATAACGATCTGGTCGACACCGGCGACGCCCCCGCGGGTCCGGCCGGTCCGGGGGAGCAGCGGTAGCGCCCCGGTCAGCCCGGAACGAACGGCGCGGACGCCCCGCGAGCGCTGATCCGGCTGACTGACGGCCGACGCCCGGCGGAAGCTTCCTGCCGCGCAGTCATGCCCCGTCGGCCTCGGGACGGCGTCCCCGAAGCACCACCAGCCGCCCGGCGAGACCGACCGCGAACACCGCAACACCGGCGACGATCGAGGGCCACGGCAGCGTCGTCACCAGGACGATGCATCCGGTCAGGCCGAGGACCTGCAGCCATCGCGGCCAGCGGCGTTCAGGTGGCTGCTGCGTGAGCGCCGAGAGGTTGGCGATGGCGTAGTAGACGAGCACACCGAAGGAGGAGAACCCGATGACTCCGCGGAGGTCGACGGTCAGCACAAGCAGGGAAACCACGACAGCCAGGGCGAATTCGGCGTGATGCGGAACCCGGAAGCGCGGGTGCACGGCGGAGAGCCAGGACGGCAGATCGCGGTTGCGGGCCATCGCGAGGCTGGTGCGCCCGATCCCGGCGATGAGCGCCAGCAGCGCGCCGAGGCTGGCGACCGCGCCGCCGATGCGCACCACCGGGGCGAGCGCGCCCGCCCCGGCGTCGGTGACGGCGGTAGTCAACGGTGCGGCGGACTCGGCGAGCCGCTCGGGGCCGGAGGCGAGCAGCGCGGCGGTGCCGATCACGAGATAGACGAGCACGGCGATGCCCAGCGCGAGCGGGATGGCACGGGGGATGGAGCGTTTCGGGTCGCGGACTTCCTCGCCCATAGTGGCGATGCGGGCGTAGCCGGCGAAGGCGAAGAACAGCAGGCCGGCAGCCTGGAGGATGCCGTAGAGCCCGCCTGAGGTCCACGCACTGCTGCCGCCGAGGCGGCCCGGGGATGCTTCGCCGCCGAGGGCGATGCCCAGCACCACGGCGGCGAGCGCGAGCAGGGTGACCGTGACCAGGATCCGGGTCAGCTGAGCGGTGCGGGTGACGCCGCGGCTGTTGAGGACGGCGAGCGCGAGCACTCCGGCGACGGCGACGAGGCGCTGCAGCCACCATGGCCCGGGGATCGCGTAGGTGGCGAAGGTCAGCGCCATCGCCGCGCAGGAGGCGGTCTTGCCGATCACGAATCCCCAGCCCGCGGCGAAGCCCCACCATTCGCCGAGCCGTTCGCGCCCGTAGGCGTAGGTGCCGCCGGACGTCGGGTACTGTGCGGCCAGTTGTGCGGACGCGGTGGCGTTGCAGTACGCGACGATCGCGGCGAGCACGAGCCCGATGAGCAAGCCGGTGCCGGCCGCTTTGGCGGCGGGACCGAACGCCGCGTACACGCCGGCTCCGATCATTGATCCGAGGCCGATGACGACGGCGTCTCCGGTTCCCAGCCGTCGGGCGAGCGCGGGCGTGTTCACAGCGGCGGATTCTCCTTGCCGGTCGGGCGGTCAGGTGCGGGGCTGGAACAGCTCGATCGGGTTGCCGGCCGGGTCGTCGAGCACGATCTGGCGGCCGCCGGGCCCGTCGATGACGTCGCTGCGGAACGCGACGCCTTCCGCGCGCAGGCGAGCGACCTCGGCGTCGATGTCTTCGACGATCAGGTGAATGCGGTTCCAGCCGCCGGGGACCGGACGGCTGCCGTCGGGCAGGGTCCGCCCGGCGGAGCTGGCCGGCCCGCTCAGCAGCAGCCGCAGGTTTCCCCGGGTGACGTCGGCGAACGCGGGCGAGTAATGCGTGCGCACGACGAACCCGAAGTGCCGGGTGTAGAAGGCGATGGCGGCGTCGACGTCGTCGACCAGGTACCGCACGCTCACCAGGTCCAGTTCGGCGGTCATGACAGGTTCTCCTCAGCATCGGTGGCGAGGGCGAAGGGCAGGAACCGGATCCGGGCGTCCAGTTCCTTGGCGGTGCGCCGGAACGCGGGCAAGGCGTCTCCGGTCACGTCGAGTTCGCGGGCCGGGTCGGGCAGGCTCCAGTGGATCGTGGCCGGCTTCCCGGGAAAGTCCGGACGTACTTCCCGGACTTTGTCGCACAGGCTGATGACCCAGTCGAACCGCTTGCGCCGCATCGAATCCAGGTGGGTCGGTTCGTGCACGAGGGTGATCCCGTACTCCGCAGCGGCGCGCACGGCGGCCGGGTGGAGCGGCTTGGGATGGCTGCCCGCGCTAACCACCTCGACCGAGCCCCTCGCGCGGTGCCGCAGCAGGGCCTCCGCCAACGGGGAGCGCCCGCTGTTTCCGGTGCACAGGAACAACACCCGGACCCGTCGAGCCGGTCGCGGTGCGCTGCGGTGCGGCATCCCAGGTCCGGGATGCAGCGCGGCACCGGCTTCCGCCCACGCTTCGGCGCAGCGGGCGAGGTCGAGGTGGTAATAGCTGTCCCGGCCGTCGAAACTGCTGCGCCGTGCGGTGACGACACCGGCCGCCCGCAGCTGCCGCAGGTGGTAGGAGACGAGATTCTGCGGCTGGCCGACCGCCGCCACCAGCTCCCGGACGCGCTGATCGCCGGCGGCCAGCTCGCGTGCCAGCCGCCACCGCAGCGGATCGGCCATCAGCCGGACGAAGAGCGGAGGTTCCTCGGACACCGCCCGAAGATACATCAAACTGGGTTGATGTATCCAGGGCTATTTCGGGAACGCCGACATGCGCGCCGGCCGGTACGGATCGGGCCGGCAAAGACCTTGGCCCAGGTGGATGCCCCGGCCTGTCCGTGAAGGGCCCCTTGAAGGAATCCAAGTCCCGCGAGGGGCCCTTCACGGACGGACTGCCAAACTGGCCCCGTGCTGCCCGGGCAGCACGACAGCACCAGGCGAGAGCTGTGCCCAGGCATCATTGCGATCAGAGCGGGAATCCGCTTATCCTCAATGGACCTACCGCCCCAGACCCAGGCGAATCGGCTGTCTGTTTGATTGCTTGGCGCGGAGGGATTGTGCACGAATAGCCGCATTGCGGATTCCAGTCTTGCTGCCCGAGCCGTGCACGGGCGACCGCTTGGTGCGCAGGGGCCGCCGGGAGACCGGCGCCGATGCTGCGTTCCTTGGGGCAACGCGGTTTTCCCGCGGCGGCAGCAAGGGCGGGGGCCGGCCGGTGTCGGGGCCGACCCGGCCCCCGCGCAGCATCCGGAGCGCGGATGCGCCCGCGGCGGGGCGACGACGTGTGGTCCGCGGTCGCCGCCGGTGAACTCGATCGGGCCGGGCCGGGAAGACATCCGGCCGTTATCGGACGGCCGCACGCCGATGAGGGCCGAAAGTCCTCCAGTTCCGGGGAACTCGGCATCTGACTCGCTCCGGGCGCACGGCCAGCATGGACGGCATGGTGACACTGGACCGTTTCCTGCGCCGGTTGCGCCCGGCCGGCACGCCCGGTGCCGCGGCGCCCGCCGGGGTACCGCTCGACCGGACGGCGAGGCTCGCCGCGGAACTCGGTCCGGTGCTGGCTCTGCTGGACGAGGTCGAGCAGGAGGCCTCTCGGATCCGGGTGGACGGGCGTGCGGCCGCCCGCGCTCGCCGGGTCGCGGGGGAGGCCGCTGCCCGGTCGGTGGTCGCGAAGGCGACCGCGGCGGAGGCGGCCGTTCGCGCGAACGCGGCGGCCGCAGAGCTGGCATCCGCGGACAACGAGGTCGAGGAAGAGCTCGCCGCTGCCCGGCAAGCCGCTGCCGAAATCCGCGGTCGCGCCGAGGAACGGATGCCCGATCTGGCGGACCGGGCGGTCGAGGGCCTGCTGGAGACGCTGGCGGGGCTGGGGCGATGAAAGCCGCTTGGACGGCCGGGGGCGTCCGTGCGACCGGGTTGGTCAATCGGCGGATCGGGCGCGCGGGCGCGGCCGAGATGGCAGCGAGCGGGTCGCTGGAGGCTGCTCTCGCCTACCTGGCGGAAACGCCGTACCGTCCCTTCGTCTCCGGCGGGCAGACTCTGGCGGAGGCGGAGCACGGGTTGTGCGCCGCGGTGTTGTGGCAGTTGCGCGTGCTCGCCGGCTGGCTCCCGCGCTCCGGCGCGGAAGTGCTGCGGATCCTCGCGGGCTGGTTCGAGATTTCGAATCTGCTCGATCGCTTTGCCGCGCTGCGCGGTGCGGGATCGCAGCGGCCGTACGCGCTCGGGGCTCTCGCCACGGCCTGGCCGAGGCTTGCCGCCGCGTCGTCGCGGGACGAGTTGCGGGCGGTGCTGGCTACGTCTGCGTGGGGCGACCCCGGCAATGCCGCCGACGCGGATCTCGCGGCCGCACTGCACTTGTCGTGGGCCGGCCGGGTCGCGGCCGGATCTTCCCTCGCCCGGCCCTGGGCGGCGGGCGGAGCGGCGTTGCTGGTCGCGCGCAGTCGTTTTCTGCTCGGCCGGTCCGTGCCCGGAGCGGCGGAGCGGACGGTCTCCGGGCTGCTCGGGCCCGCGCAGCAGCAAGCTGATTCATTCGTCGCGTTCGAGCGGAGCCTGCCTGGCGCGGCTCGCTGGGTCCTGCACGGCATCGAGGGCCCGGCGGAACTCTGGCGCGCGGAGGAACACTGGTGGAGCCGGGTGGAACCGGACGCGGCGGCCGCGCGGCGGCGGCCCGGGTTCGGACCCGAGCACGCAGTGGGCTGCGCGGCGTTGCTCGCGCTCGACGCCCGGCGCGGCCGTGCCGCCCTGGCGCTCGCCGCCCGCGGCCGCCCGCGGGAGGTCCTCGATGCCCTGGCTTGAATCCTTGCAGCCGGTTCGCATGCAGCGGGTCGCCGTCGTCGTCGCGGCTGCGCGGTTGACGGAAACCGTGCGCGAGGTCGGTGCCGCGGGGGTCGTCGATTTCGACGACCTTCTTTCGGCAAAACGGAGTGCGGGCAACAGCACCGGCGAGGAAGCGGACCGGATGGCCGGGGAGGCGGTGCACCGCGGCTCGGCGGCGGCGCTCGCGGGCTGGTGTCCCGACCGGCTCGTCCCCGCGCTGTCGGCGCGTCTGGCCGGACTGGGCGCGTCGGTCGTCCGGCTGCCGGTGCCGCTCGGCTTGGACCCGCCGACGCTGCTGCCGCAGCGTGGCAGCGCGTCGGCCTCGTTCCGGCCGCTGGTCTCCACGTACGGCACGGTGCCGTATCCGAACGTCGACCCGACGCTGCTCGCGGGACTCGCCTACGCGGTGATGTTCGGCATGATGTTCGGCGACGCCGGCCACGGACTGCTGCTCGCGCTGGGCGCGCTGGTGTTGCGGACCGGGCGGCCGCGCCTTCTCGCGCGCTGGCGTTCGATGTGGGTCTTCGTAGGCGCGGCTGGGCTGGCGAGCGCCGGTTTCGGCCTGCTGTACGGGGAATTCTTCGGACCGACCGGCCTGGTGCCGGTCTGGTGGCTCGCCCCGTTGCAGGAGCCGGTCACCTTGCTGGCAGCCGGTATCGGCGTCGGTGCCGTGCTGTTGGCGGCGGCGTATGCGGCGGCGATCGTCAACCGGTGGCGCGAAGGAGGTGCGCAGCTGGCGGTGTACGCGTCCTCCGGGATCGCCGGCGCCACGGTGTTCCTCGGCATCGGCGGGCTCGCCGGCGGTCTCTATTTGCGTGCGGCGGCGATCGCCTGGGCCGGCGCGGCGGTGATCGCGGTAGGCCTGCTGCTGGCCGGGGCCGGGTTCAAGGTCGCGGCGGGACCCGGGGCGGCGGGGTACGCCCAAGCCGCGATCCAGGTGGTCGACGTGCTGGTCCGGATCGCGACGAACCTCATTTCCTTCGCTCGCCTGGCGGCGTTCGGGCTGGTGCACGCCGCGCTGGGCGAGCTCGTCTGGAAGGGGACGACCGGGCTCGCCGGGCTCGGCGGGTTGCTCGCGACGGTCGGCGCGGCGGTGCTGTTCCTGGCGGGCAACGCGCTGTCGTTCGCGGTCGAGTCGGTCATCGCGGCCATTCAGGCGTTGCGGCTCACGTTCTACGAGCTGTTCTCCCGGATCTTCGAGACCCAGGGCCGCCCGTACCGGCCTTGGCAGCTTCCCGGCGCACCGCTCGTGGAACCGGCATCGCCGCTCCCCGCCGGACCCGCTCCGCGCGCCGCCGACATCCGCCGCCCGCGTCCCCGGACCGGCCGACACCGCACGGAGAAGTGATGACTTCCTGGATCGCCGGTCTGCCGGTGCTGTTCGTTCTCGTTCTGGGCGCGGTCGTGCTCGTGCGTCGCAAGGGGCGAGCGGTGTTGCGCTGGTTCCTCGCGCTGGACGCGCTGCTGTTCGTCGGCGCGCTGGTCGTGCTGTTCCTCGCCGTGGCCGCCCATCCCGCAGGTGCCGCGTCGCTCGCCGCGGCGCAGTCCGGATCGACCCCGGCGAACGGGGCCGCTCTGCTCGGCGCGGCGATTTCGGTCGCGGGGTCGTCGATCGGAGCCGCGATAGCGGTGGCCTACACCGGCGCGGCCGCGCTCGCCGCGATCAGCGAGCGTCCGGAACTGTTCGGCCGCGCGATGGTGATCGTCGGGCTGGCCGAAGGAATCGCGATCTACGGCTTGATCGTCGCCGTGCTGCTGCTGGGGAAGGCGTGAGGGAGATGGGCCGGGTCGTGGTTCTCGGCGCCGCCGCGGCACTGCGCGGCTGGCCGCTCGCCGGCGTGGCGACGGTGGAAGCGGCGGACGCGGATGCGGTGCGGCGGGAGTGGGACCGGCTCGGCAGCGACACTGTGCTGGCGGTGCTGACGCCCGAAGCCGCCCGGGCGCTCGGACCGGCTTTGTCCGCGCGGCCGGTTGTGGTGCTGCCCGAATGAGGGCGCTGGACCTGGCTGCGGCCAAGGCGGAGCTTCGCACGGTCGGCTCGGCGCTGCTGGTCGACGCGAAAGACGAAGCGGCCGAGTGGCTCGAAGCGGCTGGCCGCGATGCGGAGGCGGCGTTAACCGAAGCGCGGAAACAGGCGAATGAGATCCGCGAGGCTGCTGCCGCGGCGGGCCGCGCTGATGCGCGTCGACGGGAGCGGATCCGTCGAGGCGAGGCGAGGCGCGCGGCCCGGCGGATCCGGTTGTCGGCTCAGCAAGAGGTTTGCGAGGAATTCGGCACCCGGGTGCGGGCGGAGCTGGAACGGCGCTGGCGCACCGGTGAGCTGACCGGCCTGCTGGACGAATGTGCGCGGCGGCTGCTCGGCGAGGGCGCTGAAATCGGCGAGGCGCCCGGAGGCGGCATGACCGGCCGCGCGGGCGGAAAACACGTCGATCTGAGCCTCGACGCTCTTGCCGCGCGCGCGGTCGAACGAGTCGAAGGGAGCGTGCCGCACCTGTGGACACCGTGAAAGCCGGGCGCGTCACCCGCGTGGCCGGCCCGCTCGTCGAAGTCACCGGCATGGGGCCGGTCGCGATGAACGACCTGATCCGCGTCGGCGATGCCGGGATCCCGGCAGAGGTGATGGCGATCCACGCGGACCGGATCAGCCTGCAGGCCTACGAGTACACCGGAGGACTCGGTCCGGGCGCGCCGGCGGTGGCGTCCGGGCGGCCGCTTTCGGTCCGCCTGGGACCAGGGCTGCTCGGCCGGGTGCACGACGGGCTTTTGCGCTCGCTGTCCGACGCGCCCCCGTTTCTCACCGCCGGCGCGGCGGCGGCGCCCGAGACCAGGCGGTGGCGGTTCGCGCCGCGAGTCTGTGCCGGGGAAGAGGTCGCTGCCGGCAGTCTGCTGGGCGTCGTGGACAACGCCGGGCTGCTCGAACACCGTGTCCTGGTCCCGCCGGATGCCGGGGGCACGGTCGAGTCCGTGGCCGCGGGCGACTGCGGCGCCGACGATCCGGTCGCCGTCGTCAGCGGCACTCGCATCGGCCTGTTCACCGAATGGCCGGTGCGCCGACGCAGGCCCTACCGTGCTCGTCGGCCGGACGTCGAGCCGTTGCAGACCGGGCAGCGCGTTCTCGACCTGCTCTACCCGCTGGCCCGCGGCAGCACCGCCGGAGTGCCCGGCGGCTTCGGCACCGGCAAGACCATGCTCCTGCAGCAGCTGGCGAAGTGGTGCACCGCGGACGTGATCGTCTACACCGGATGCGGCGAGCGGGGCAATGAGCTCGCCGAAGTGGTCGCGGACCTGTTCGAGCTGACCGATCCGCGCACCGGCGGCCGCCTCGCCGACCGCACCGTGGTCATCGCCAACACGTCGAACATGCCGATGATGGCGAGGGAAGCGAGCGTGCACACGGCCGCGGCGGTGGCCGAGTACTACCGCGACATGGGCTACCACGCGGTCGTGATAGCCGACTCGACTTCGCGCTGGGCCGAGGCGTTGCGGGAGTTCGCGTCGCGGACCGGGGCGTTGCCCGCGGAGGAGGGCTACCCGGCGGACCTCGCTTCCGCGCTGGCGGCTTTCTACGAGCGGGCGGGGACGGTGGAGACTCTCGGCGGACAGACCGGGTCGGTGACCGTCGTCGGGGCGGTTTCCCCGCCCGGCGGCGATCTGACCGAGCCGGTCACTACCGCCACCGAACGGTTCGTGCGCTGCCGCTGGACGCTGGATCCCGATCTCGCCTACGCGCGGCATTACCCGGCCGTGTCGTGGTCGGGTTCGTTCTCCCGGGACGCCGCCGCGATCGGGCAGCGCTCCGCGGATCTGGGCTGGTCCGCTCGCCGCGCCCGGATCGCCGCGCTTCTCGCCGGTGCCGACCGGCTCACCGCGCTCGCCGACCTGGTCGGCGCGACCGCGCTGTCCGCGGCGGAACGGGTGGCGCTGCTGGCTGGGCGGCTCGTGCGGGAATCGGTGCTGCAGCAGAACGCGTTGTCCGCCGCCGATGCCGCCAGCTCGCCGGAGAAGACCGCCGCGCTGGTGGATGCGGTACTGGCGGTCGTCGACCGGTGTGCGGAACTGGTGGACGCGGGCGCACCCGCCGAAACGGTCGAGAAGTTCGACTTCTCGACCCTCGTCCGCCTGCGTAACGAAGCCGGGCCGGGCGAGATCGGCGTCATCGCTGAGCGCCGCGATCATCTCCTCGCCGAGCTGGGCCGGGTGGGATCGTGAACGGCTGGGTCGAATTCACCGGCGTCCGCGAGCTGAGCGGGCCGCTGGTCGTCGTCGGCGGCGTCAGCGGGATCGGCTGGGACGAGTTCGCGACCGTGCGGATGCCCGGCGGCGAACTCCGGCACGGCCTGGTGCTCGACGCCGACCGCGACCTCGCCGTGGTGGAAGTCCTGCAAGGGACGGCGGGGATGGACGCGGCGGCCACCCGGGTCGGGTTCAGCGGCGCGCCGTTGCGGGTCCCGGTCGGACCGGCCTGGCTCGGGCGGGTCTGCAACGGCCGAGGCGAACCGCTCGACGGGGGCCCGCCGGTCTTCGGGGACAAGCTGGCTCCGGTGGCCGGCGCGCCGATGAACCCGATGTGGCGGCAGCCGCCTGCCGAACCGGTGGTGACCGGCGTGTCGGCGATCGACGCGCTGGCGACCTTGGTGCGCGGGCAGAAACTCCCGGTGTTCGCCTTGCCCGGTTCGCCTCAGCTGGAACTGGCCACGCAGATCGCCGCGCAGTCCAGTGCCGGGGGTGAACCGTTTTCGGTCGTGTTCGCCGGGATGGGGCTGACCCACGCCGACGCCGCGTTCGTCACCGGCGCGCTGGACGAGCGCTCCGCGGCAGGGGAGCTGGTGCTGGTGCTCAACACCGCCGAGGATCCGGTCATCGAACGGATCCTGACCCCGCGGCTGGCCCTGACCGTCGCCGAAGACCTGGCCTTCGCCCGTGGCAGGCACGTGCTCGTCGTGCTGACCGACATGACCAGCTACGCCGAGGCGGTGCGGGAGGTTTCCGCGGCCCGGCGGGAAATCCCTGCCCGCCGGTTCTATCCCGGGTACCTCTACAGCGATCTGGCGACCCTGTACGAACGCTGCGGCCGGATGAAGGGCCGCGGCGGCTCGGTGACCGTGCTGCCGCTGCTGACCATGCCCGGCGGCGACATCACCCATCCCGTCCCGGACCTCACCGGGTACATCACCGAGGGGCAGCTGGTGTTCTCTGAGGAACTGCTCGGGCAAGGCAGCTACCCGCCGATCGACCCGCTGCAATCGTTGTCGCGGCTCATGCGCAACGGTGCGGGGGAGGGGCGTACCCGCGGCGACCACCTCGAAGTGGCCGCGCAGGTGCTGGCCTCGCTCGCCCACGCGCGTCAGGTACGCGAGCTGTCCGACCTCGTCGGCGTGAGCGTGCTGAGCGAAACCGATCGGGCCTATCTCGACTTCGCCACGGCGGTGCGCGCTGAACTGCTCGACCAGCGCCCGGACGAATCCCGCACGCTGGAGGACACCTTGGAACGAGCGTGGCGAGCGCTGCTCAAGCTGCCGCGCCGCGAACTCGTGATGCTGCCGGCCGCGCTGCTGAAGGGCCGATGAGCAGGCTGCGCGTGCCGCCGGGCCGGGCCGGCCGGCAGTGGCTGCGCCGCCGCCTCGGCATAGCCGAGCACGGCGCCGAGGTGCTGGACCGGAAGCTGCGGGTGCTGGGCGCCGAACGGACCCGCCTCGCCGCGCTCGCGGCGGAGACGGAGCGGACCTGGGCGGCGCGGACGGTCCAGGCCCGGGAGT
This sequence is a window from Amycolatopsis benzoatilytica AK 16/65. Protein-coding genes within it:
- a CDS encoding V-type ATP synthase subunit B, translated to MNGWVEFTGVRELSGPLVVVGGVSGIGWDEFATVRMPGGELRHGLVLDADRDLAVVEVLQGTAGMDAAATRVGFSGAPLRVPVGPAWLGRVCNGRGEPLDGGPPVFGDKLAPVAGAPMNPMWRQPPAEPVVTGVSAIDALATLVRGQKLPVFALPGSPQLELATQIAAQSSAGGEPFSVVFAGMGLTHADAAFVTGALDERSAAGELVLVLNTAEDPVIERILTPRLALTVAEDLAFARGRHVLVVLTDMTSYAEAVREVSAARREIPARRFYPGYLYSDLATLYERCGRMKGRGGSVTVLPLLTMPGGDITHPVPDLTGYITEGQLVFSEELLGQGSYPPIDPLQSLSRLMRNGAGEGRTRGDHLEVAAQVLASLAHARQVRELSDLVGVSVLSETDRAYLDFATAVRAELLDQRPDESRTLEDTLERAWRALLKLPRRELVMLPAALLKGR